From the genome of Electrophorus electricus isolate fEleEle1 chromosome 14, fEleEle1.pri, whole genome shotgun sequence:
caacTTTCCAAAagcctcactctgtctctctgtccctctgtcagATGCCAGTGGTAGAGTGAGGTGCTGGTATGTTtggggtggtgagtgtgtgtggtgggtaaGGGAGGCCAGGGATTGTGGAGGAAGACTGGGAGtaagagagcagagacagaccctgtgtctgtccatctctgcCTCTGGAGAACGAATACTGACTGGAGGCTGTGATGCAGCTATCCACATATATGACCTCAGCACTCACCAGAGACTACAGATCTACAGGGCCAGGTATCCCACAAAACTCCATAATTTTCCATCATTCAGTGTCTTGTTCAGTACATGATTTgcattgtttgttatttgttgttgtttgagaTTACTAGGCAAGTCCCACTAGGAAAACAATATTACTCCAGTTTTCCATGTTGAAAAGTAAACTAACCTGGAATCTCAAATAAGGTTTCTGCTCTGGAATGATACAGCTCTATGAGGACAGTCATGGATGGCCACTGCTCTCGCGTGTTTGCAGTGACTTTCCAtcctgagagagacacacaattTATATCAGGAGGATGGGACAGCACCATTCAAGTAAAACATTGCTCCATTTATATTAGCCCATCACTCCCCCTATGCCACATACACAGTGTAACAATATAAATTTCATACTTGGGCTTTCTTTCAGTTCTGGGACACCCGACAAGAGCATTCTGTCAGGTacagacagaacagagcaccacaATGGTTTACCATTGTAGTATAGATCATTTTTAAGAGATACAAAATACTGCACTGTTGTACTTGGGCACTATTTTGGGGggttttatattttagtagTTTATTTATACTTCTGAATAGTTTACAGTTCTACTCTATTACCTGAATACTGAATTCTGAATACTTTATAGTTCTACTCCATTACTTCTATAagaattttgttgtttttatctgtttgtcACCACTTAGTGCCATCTTAGTGCTTTGGTGTTTTCATGAAACACATGTATTTATAGTCCAGGTGATTTCAGAAACCACCAATCTTACTGTTACTCCTTTGCtctaaaaagaaatataaatgtttaagtGGATGTCTGGTATTTGTGATGAGCGTTTTGGCATTGAGTTCTGTGTCTAGCATAGCTGTGTCTGCACACATTAGAATGTTCTCTGGTCCTCATGTGTGTGGTGAGGCCCTTCACATTGACccatcaaccaatcagattctCTGTGGATCCTGGAGGAAATACAACACCCTGGAGGTAAAGAAAGTATACAATTATAAGagtataaaaacaatatataatatatattaattaaatcacattttcatCTGTAATGAATACACGGCATGAATACATGACATATTTGTATGAACAAAATGTACTCAGTTCATtaggttaaatgtaattaatttgttaTACAATCTGTGTAATGGTATAGGCTTTCAAACATTTGGTTAGGATGTCAGTTACAGGAAAACCTAATCTCTATTTTCAGCTCCCTCCATAAACTTGTAGTTTGACTGACATTTGTATTCAATTTCCTCCATTAGGCGTGGGATTATAATTCTGGTAAAAAAGTGTTTGATGTACCTGAAGACCCACATGGGGACAGCAGAGTATGAGCACACACATTATTCTGAGTGGTCTGGGTTTTTGCAGCTTTTATAGAACTGACTGGCGTTGCACTCTTAACTACCTCCCAGGTCTACACCTGCCATTGGTTTGGCCAGGATTACATCACAGCAGCCGGAGGCCAATCAAACATGCTGCGGGTCGTTGACCGCCACAGACTAACGGTTAGTGTGACAAACAGAAGCTGAAGCTGAGTGTAATCTGAATGTAAAGTATGACCTGCGATTGCTGATGTAtacatgtttctgtttgtttgtttttttcacaaacAGACGGCTTCGAGGTTGTTTGGTTTGTCCGCGGCTGTCTACAGTTCTGCTGTGTGCCTGTCAGGAAAGTGGGCGGGTCTGATAGCCGCCGCCTCAGGAGACAGCGTGTTTCTGTTAAATAGAAATTAGCATGGTCAGAAACACCCCCTctaagaaagtgtgtgtttatgtgtgtgttcagcagaacCACAGTTTAAGACCTTAGCTTCTAGTAGACTCTAGCAAAGCAGCAATGAAAAAGTCATACAAGACAATAAAGTAGTTTAAGTGTTTGAGCAGGTGTTTGACCTTTAAATGTATGACAGAAactgcaaataaacataaatgaatataGACCACTTTGGTTTCATCATTGCCTGTCATGCTAACAGGTCTCTGTAACATGCGAGGCAAGGTAGGATGCAGAGGAGAGCTATGACAAAAAcaaggtttatttaaaacaatgaacaaaacaaaaccaaaacacgaACTACACAGAACGGTAACAACAAAAAacgtaaattaaaaaaaaactaataaacagCCTTGGGCACAACGACAGAACACAGTACGGCATCTTAAACACAGCATACGCCAGGTCAGTCACCGacaaaagacaaacataaaacGAGACCTAAAATACATGCACTAAGAAAGACAATAACAATAGACGTGTGAAACATAATGGGCTAACAAGGGAGGGGCGTggctgtacagacacacacatgatgTCACAGGTACCGTGGGGGAGGCAGGAAGGAGGGAGGCCATGCCTTGACAGTACTCTTGACTCCATACTTCACAGTACTGTCATCCACAGCTTATGATTATGGTCATATTTGTGTAAGAGAGTTCTTGCATGCCGTTCTACTTtcttcacattcattcatgtctgttttattaacaaaacTGTAAAGTCTAGTAAACATGTTGCGTGTGCTCTGTAAGTCATTAGACAGTGATATAATGGGTTATTTTGGCTTTGTTGTTCCAGCACACTGGATCAGTGATTAGGGAATCCCTGCTTTAACTGGAGTGTATTTACACTTGTTTGGGAGAAACAGAAGAATCATTTACACCTGTATGGGTGAAACAGAGAAATCATTTACACCTGTATGGGAGAAACGGAGGAATCATTTACACCTGTatgggagaaacagaggaatcATTTACACCTGTATGGGAGAAACGGAGGAATCATTTACACCTGTATGGGAGAAACGGAGGAATCATTTACACCTGTatgggagaaacagaggaatcATTTACACCTGTATGGGAGAAACGGAGGAATCATTTACACCTGTATGGGAGAAACGGAGGAATCATTTACACCTGTATGGGAGAAACACGAATCATTTACACCTGTATGGGTGAAACAGAGGATTCATTTACACCTGTATGggtgaaacagaggaagcatggacctttttatacattatttacacCAGTAGGGGTGAAACAGGAATTGTGACCCTTTTTATAGAGTATTTACACCTGTATGAGTGAAACAGGAATCATAGCCCTTTTTATACCTTATCTGCAGCTAGTGAAAAAGCAAGTGAAGTAGGGTACAAACGGACCTTTCCTTACAGGCACATTAGTAAAGAGCAGTGAGCCCATTCCCCTTACAGGCATTACCATCCAAAACACCATCTTACACATATGCTTTGTTTCATGAGCTGTTCCTTTTTCATTACCAGactctcctctttcctccacCTAGCTACATGTTAATGTTTGCCTCATCTGCACATAGGCCTTTGTCCTAGAATTTTATTACTTCTTAGCCTAATGTAACCTCACCTTCTGTTACTGAGTCTTACAACTAGTTTACATGCGGTGGTAAACCCTTTGAGGTCAAATGAATGGGATGACTTATGGGTAGTCTTTACACATGTATGTACTGCTTGTTCAGTCCATTGTCAGTGCAGTTCTGGACTACCACAACTCACTCTCTGCAGTCGTCCCTGCACACACTATTGGACCTTTACAGCCGATCCAGAGTGATCATACAGCCACAAGATTCTTACAGCTGATCCAGAGTGATCATACAGCCACTAGACCCTTACAGCTGATCCAGAGTGATTATACAGCCACTAGATCCTTACAGCTGATCTAGAGTGATCATACAGCGACTAGACCCTTACAGCTGATCCAGAGTGATCGTACAGCCCCAAGACCCTTACAGCTGATCCAGAGTCCACGTGCATGACTCATATTCAATCTTCccaagttcacacacatcactccacttcTGCATTCCCTCAACTGGCTTACTGTAGTCACCAGATCTAAACAGCAGATCTAAAATCTGCTGGACCAGCCACCCTCCTTCCAGAAAACACTAGTCTAACCCATATCATATCTCCAGCTCAGCTGAAACCGCAGCTCCTCAAAAGACAGGGAAGACTCTGTTTTGTACTAGCACTTAGGTAGTAGAATGAAGTCAAACTACCACTCTGTACATCTGAGCtcttcaaatcaaatcaaatcacttTTATTGTCACGTCAGTTTAGCACAGGTGTGAAATTGAGTGAAAAACTTGCGTGCATAGCCCTAAGAAGTATGTAAACACAccatatatacacattacatacagaTTATATACACATTACATGCAGAATATATAGACTAACATACACCCTATTTCCCTGTGTTTCCAAAAATGCAAGATATAAATATTCAGTAAGCTGTGAAATTTACAGATGTACACATTTCCATTATAGAACATTTATATTATGTTCAAATATACTAGATATAGTTTTGTCAGTGCAGTTGTAAATGTACTAGAATATCAAGGTACGGTTCATTCAAGATGCTGAGATGTCCAGGATGTATTGTACCACACACGAGGCAGTATGAAGGTTAGTGGGATGAAAGGTCTGTGCTGGTGGACAGTGTGGTGAGCTGCATAGTTACTGATGATGATTAAAGTAAGGTATGAGTGACGAGCCATGGACTACTACTGCAGGGCTGATGGATGAAGCTATCTCAGCACTGACTGCTCCTGTAGCCCCTGTGAGAACAGACAGTGGCTTAGGTGGGTGGAGTCCTTTATCATCCTGGTCTTCCTCTCGAGCAGTTATTGTACCAGGTGGTATGTTCAAGATCCAGCAGAATGGGGAGCTGTTCAGATACAGGTCTGTTTAGATACAATTGCATTTCTGTTCACATACAGATCCCAGAGCTCAATGCTAAGCCTCAAggagatgatggtgttgaatgctgagctGTAGTTCACAAACATCATTCTCAAGAGGACATTCTGTGTGTCCTCTTCTCTTACATAGATGGGAGAGGATGGTATGTAGTGTCAGATCTATTCAGTGGATCAGCGATAGGCCAATAAGTTtcaggtttattaacattttggattgaccgagagcactgtagttgatcaataataaaataaatcctcaaaaataaaacttgcctaataattgtgcacacagtgcagGCAGCCCACTGCCTCTTCAAGGCTCTTAAATAACCACCAAGCttccacatatgcacacaaaaaatcTGTAGTTTCCTTGTAAATAGTTTCTCTGTATGTAGTTCCCTTGTGTGCATTCCTTTGGACAGGATtccttgtgtgtgcgtgtgtgtgtatgcgtgtgtgtgtgcatgtgtgtgtgtgcgtgtgtgtgtgtgcgcgtgtgtgtgtgtgtgtgtgcgtgtgtgcgtgtgtgtgtgtgtgtgcgtgtgtgcgtgtgtgcgtgtgtgcgtgtgcatgtgtgtgtgtgtgcgtgtgtgtgtgtgcgtgtgtgtgcgcgtgtgtgtgcgtgtgtgtgtgtgtccgcgtgtgtgtgcgtgtgtgtgtgtgtccgcgtgtgtgcgtgtgtgcgtgtgtgcgtgcgtgtgtgcgtgtgtgtgtgcgtgtgtgcgtgtgtgtgtgtgtgtgtgcgtgtgtgcgtgtgtgcgtgtgtgtgtgtgcgtgcgtgcgtgcgtgtgtgtgtgcgtgcgtgcgtgtgtgcgtgtgtgtgtgtgtccgcgtgtgtgcgtgtgtgtgtgtgtgcgtgtgtgtgtgtgtgtgtgcgtgtgtgcgtgtgtgtgtgtgtgtgcgtgtgtgcgtgtgtgtgtgtgcgtgcgtgcgtgtgtgtgtgcgtgcgtgcgtgcgtgtgtgcgtgcgtgcgtgcgtgcgtgtgtgtgtgcgcgtgtgtgcgtgtgtgtgcgtgtgcgtgtgcgtgtgtgtgcgtgtgtgtgtgtgtgtgtgtgtgatcagggGGTTAGTGGGGGAAGTAATGACTTTTTGCCACGTCTCCCAGTCATGTTCCTTTCATGATTGGTGCATACAGTTGATGAGTTCAGAACAGCAGCTTAAACATTAACTCACCCCAGGGAGGGTCTGCAagtgaatgcatgtctgtgtgtctccgtAAGAGCCCAAACTACAGCACTGAATCTGTAAAAAGCGCTTACTTCTGTGTTGAGCAGAGCATGTTTTTAGCTGTAGTTTTCACAATGAAGTTGAAAAtaccccacccacccagcagaacaaacagcagcaaaagTCTCATTTCTTCTTACGCTTTTCTAACAATAGGTGGATATAAACTGCGTGAAACACCTAGGGTTTTCCTAGGGTTCAGGTTCCATTTGCATTAAAAGTCATTTTACGTCTGTAGACAATAAATGATAATATATATTCATAGCTCATAATTTTTCTAAAAGTGTTTCATACACTTTTTGAGGGTGTGATAAATGCatagatatttttttattttttatgaccGCTCCTGCACTGACTAGTAAGTAAAAAGGGTGATTTAAACACCCATATAGGGAAGGTATTTCttattaacaaaaatgacaaaataataattagtgTATGCAAACATGATTTTTCTTAATCTTTTGTCAGTTTCTCTGTATTAAGAGGAAATCAGGTTTCTCCACCTTTCTGCAATTTGCAGTACATATCAGACACTCCCCCACTTCCCCCCTGAATAAACCTGTAATGTAGTATTGTTATTAGGGAAACTGTGGAATTCAACCGAGGCAGACAGAGTTACATAAGAGACATGCATCTCAGGAAGTCGTGGCTCTGtgagagaagaaggaaagacAGGCGGAGCATGAGAAAGCACGAAGATAAAAAGGCAGGGGGACAGGCTCCTGTGTGGTGTAATATTGATTTTCATGCGCAGAAGTTCATGCACGGACGCTGTCACAGAAAGCCCCAGGTGCTGCTCAGGGCGCTAAGAAAGCATAGCATTCTAAAAGAGAAAGCTAGTAGacacttttaaatatattagaaGTTTAAGAAGTAGACAGGGCACAGACAACCTCAATTTGACAAAGCAAAGACGTATTAAAGGGACCCAGAAAACAGACCGTCGGGAGGATTCCAGGCagggagtgtgcgtgtgtgtgttcgtgtgtgtgtgtgcgcgtgtgtgtgtgcgtgtgtgtgtgtgtgtgtgtgtgtgtgtgtgtgtgtctacgatGGAGGAGGAATCCCTGAGCTATGAAGAGGCCATAAATAGGGCATCTGGGTCCATCTATCGATTCCCCCTGGTCGAGGTGCATGGTGTACCCCTCATGACCCCCATTGCCCAGGACTGGAGCTCCATCTGGGCCTTCTCCCCGGATGCATCTGACCTACTCATTGCTACCTACCCCAAAGCAGGTAAAAAGTTCTTAGATTTGCTAATGCATCACAGTAGAGGCATAGTTGAGTGATTATCGTCCTATGCTGCAGGGAGAAGCAAGCTCTGAACTCAAACCCTATCCTTTATGAGGCCTAAAAATGGGGTTTTATTCACATATTTTAGAGAGCCTGTTGTTTCTGAAGACAGACACTTTACAGTCCATCTGAACAGTAGGTGTAACTGAGTAGGTGTAAATGAGACTTCTACCAACCACTGAGACTTTTATAATGGCAAATTTTAATCTGTAAGTCAGTAGTTAAATTGGGCAGTACAAAAATCAAAGAGTAACGTAGCATTAGTTTGTAATGTAGCATGTGTTTGgcttaaaaagtaaattaatgtTTAACGCTTTGATAAACAAGTGAAAGTGGGGGTCAGGTAGGCCATAAACCTCTAgtttaataaagtaaatgaatgaaataagaACCACATCCAGAATAATGATAACATGCAGAGGTTTTCTTTTAATCaatatgataaatgttttaaatatattatttgtaaGGAGCTTTGAGCAGTGGCAAGTAAACATGAATGATAGGCTTTGCATAGTGGTTAAGACCTTGTTATTTCCTTTGTTTAACTGAAGTCTGAATTTTTCTgttaatataaaatcatatGCTTGTTTCCTATATATTCTAATTTTGCAGAATTGTCTGAGTAAATATTTGCAGGTTGACACCGAGAGTTGTAAAAATTCTAAATTTGGGACAGTTTCgaaaaataatgataaagaTTTAATAAGATTgaatgacaacacacacagactgtgtgtgttgtcattcAATATTATTAAAtctttatcattatttttcGAAACATTATTTttcgaaacacacacacacaaccacaaacataCATTAGAAACAACATGAAAGACAGAAGGAAGGTTTTTCTTTATCATAAGAGATAGTGGATCAATGAGGCACTATGAAAAGAGACTGAGCCAATGAAAACATTAGTCAGCTTTATCTGTTTCCCGCTAATATGTATGTGATAGTGGTCAAGGTGAAGTGCAAAGCAGATAACCCAGCATATTATATTTGATTACCAAGGCTATAAATACATGACTTTGCAGTAGGATTCTGGCATATAGTGGTATAAACTTGCTCTAGTATATCTAAGCGTGTTTAGGATGTCTTCTTGGAATATGTTGTATCTGAAGCCAGTATTTTGTAGTTACCTGTGTGCTTACAGTATGAAAGTATGATTGGATGTTAATGGGAAGGGTTTATGAAATAGTTACTTTCCTAGAAGGAAAGACCACTTAGTACCAATATCTTTTTACCTTTTCATCTTTTGAGTAGCTTGGAagtttggttgttgttttgctcCCGATTTCTGGTATGTTTTAGGCACCACATGGACCCAAGAAATAGTGGACCTGCTCCTGCATGATGGTGATGCTGAGGTGTGTAAGAGAGCTCCTACTGCTATACGAATCCCATTTCTGGAGATCCAGTCTCCTGCACCTATCCCATCAGGTGAGGGAACACAGTATCCACATAAGCCTGACCTTAAACAACCAGTGTGATATGTGCTTATGACCTACTTCATTGGAAACGTGTATTTACACTGTTttcacaattattaggcaagagagcaTTTTGACCATACCAtcatttgtatgtatattttccaactccaatcAACACCCTacatcaaggtgtgcataattattaggcagcttcttttcctcaggcaaaatgggccaataAAGAGATTTAACtaactctgaaaagtcaaaaattgtgaagtctttcagagggatgcagcactctaagatcacagaaccatcaaacattttgttgcaaatagtcaaaaggataaaaagaaacatgttgagaaaaaaagacgcAAAATAACTGCCAAacatttgagaagaatcaaacatgaagtggccaggaacccattatcctcaagtgctgtcatattccagaacagcaacctacctggagtgcccagaagttcAAGAGTGATTCTTGATGGACCAAATGGGTGGGctcgtggctggatcagtaacaggcacagagctctACTTCAactcagatgccagcaaggtggaggtggggtactgctatgggttgttattattaaaaataagcTAGTTGGATCTTTTCAAGTTGAAGTTGGACTCGAAATCAATTCCCAAACCTATTGCCTGTTTTTAGAACatactttcttcaagcagtggtacaggaaaaagtttGCATCTTTCAAGaggaccatgatttttatgcaggacaacgctccatcgcatgcatcgaagtacaccactgcatggctagccagtaaGGGCCTTAAAggtgaaagaataatgacatagCCCCCACCTTATCTAAAACCTATtaagaacttgtgggcccttcttaaatgggagatttatggtgaaggaaaacagtacaactctctgaacagtgtctggaaGGTTGTGGTTGCTggtgcacaaaaagttgatcacCAACAGATTAAGAATCtaacagactccatgaatggaaggcttatgactgttattgataAGAAGGGTGgttatattggtcactgatttttttatatttttttgtcagaaatgtttatttgtaaattttgaatTGTTTGTGAGTTGTCgagtttattattctcactttaataGTGTTTAATGTGACTTGtctccgcatcctgcttagcctgaGATAtgaaaacaagtgagatgggaaaatttccatttttcatttagttgcaaaATAGTTCTGcgcactaatagttgcccaataattatgcacacatagatattctcctaagaaagccaaaacctcacttttactttcttaaatattcaggtttattaacattttggattgactgagagAACTGTAGttgatcaaaaataaaatgaatcctcaaaaatacaacttgcctaataattgtgcacacagtgtacactCACTTTCACTTTATTATGTCTTTTGGGTGCATTTTCTAAAAGGATAATTAAATAGTAGATCATTACATACTATAGCTCATTACATACTGTAGCTGCTCTGATGGGATACAAATGTTATCAGTGTTCCCCTGCACCTTTCATCAGTGGTCACATTGGTTCTGACTACAGGGTTTCTACTGACCCATGCAGCTGATGTAGTGCTGGTGTGAGTTTGTCAACCACAACAATGTTGCTgtggcttttatttttacatcaaaGTAACAGCTGAGGTTACTGTGATCTGCCACCCAAACATATCTATCAAATAATGCACCTGATCAATGATGAAGGAATAGAAGatgttatatataaactatGCATAGCAATATATGGGCTATAATATGTGTGTAGGAGTTTAGTAACTATGTAGTAACTGTATAAACTGTATTGTATAGTAAGTGTGTACATACAAGATGTACCTGTATGCTGTTTTTCTAAAGTGTTTCTAAAATGAGTGTATAATTGGTGACGGCAAGGTGCAGGATACAGAGACATCTGTCAAAGAAGGACATTTTATTCAAGCACTACAAAATATTATGACTTATGGAactaacataaaacaaactgtGCAGCGTGATATAAACGATACATAAACATGAGCATTCATCGAACAACTTCCGCAGGCAACCATGAATGTAATCACGAACACAAACATCGAACATGACATGATAATGACAGACAACTAGTTACAAAACACCGGGGTTTATAAACATACATAGATGGAACAAATAACTAGGTGTAAGTGTGTGCCAAAAAGGGGGCGTGGCAACAAACAAGGGGGAGTGCTGATGAATACAAGACGACTCCACACGCACGTGGCGGTTGTACCACATGATAAGCGGGAAGAGGAGCGTACCATTACAGAACCCCCAGCCAGAGGTGGCTCCCTATGCATCCATTACCGGGACAGCGAAATCAAGGCCATTATATCCCACACGTCACAAGCTGCCCATGGAAAGCCAATCGGGAAGCGGAAGCCCTTGCAGTGGTCCTCTTCCTGGGCTTTGGGTGGACCCGCCAAGTACTCATActcagagagaagagacagcagCAGCTTGAGACCTAGCTGGTCCCAGTATAATACCCCCATAGGGCTCCCCATGGGCCCGGCCAGGTAGAACtacgccccccccacccccacccccaaattCCAGGGGTCTTGCCATCCCTGCTTGAGCGGGCtgtgtcctcctcctccagtgtgGCCAGGAGCTCTGGATGAGGTCCTCTCCCCAGcatccagggatccaggcagcagtttgGGATGTCGGCAATAGGGAGCCCTGTGGAGTAGCCTTAGCTAGGGGAATATCCTCTTGCGATAGAGCAGTGCACTTCCTCTTGGTGCgcacctgctctgtgctgtcctgATTGCTCAACCTTAATGTCTTTGCTCCCAAGGGCTTGACCTACTTAAGTCGATGAAACCTCCTAGAGTTATCAAGACACACTTACCCATACAGCTGGTGCCAGAGGGGTTCTGGGAAAATAAATGCAAGGTAAGAATGAATAAGTATTAATATTCCTTTATGCCTGTAATCCTGGTCTATATAGAAGTATTTGCATGACGTGATTTATATCTTTGAAAAACATAACTGGCCTATTTCTTTTTGAGGGTTATATCAAACTTTAGGCTGTTTCTGATGAAATCTATAACTGAATATCTGATTTGTAATTGAATAATGGAATGTATAttagaatatcaaaatatcTGATGCTAGTTGGCAGGAGTTTAACTTAACCAAGTATGTCTTTGAAAGATTCTGTAGAGATGAAGAAACAGACTCCACTCCTAAATAAAACTTATAACTTGCCGAATCTACTGGAAATGATCAATGCTGAAAATAAATGGACAGCACTCTtataatacacaaacatttattagacTGTAgggcataataataatacacaaattgtgttatttgtgttcCTGCAGATATTTCTTTATTGTCTGGCATTTCTTTTGAGATTTTACCTTCCTTGTTTTCTCAGGTTATTTATGTGGCTCGAAATGCAAAGGACAACCTGGTCAGCTACTACCACTTTGACCGCATGAACCAGAGTCAGCCGGAGCCTGGGCCCTGGGAGGAATACATCCAAAAGTTCATGAAAGGAAACTGTAAGACTCTCAGTGGTCTGGTCCTCATGACTTCATATGTCATTAGTTGTGGTAGTGCTGCTGGCACTGGTAATTGAGCTGCTCTTTAAACTCAGGGTCTTTTCTCTAACGTGTCCTCAGTGGGATGGGGCTCCTGGTATGACCACGTGAAAGGTTActggaaggaaagagagaagcgGAACATCCTTTACCTGTTCTTCGAGGACATGAAAGAGGTACTGTGTGGCTGCACTATTGGTTTTAGAAGTCTGATAACTGTTACACAGCGGCTCTGTTGAAATTGGGTTAAGATAGCCCTTCATACTCATAaatcaactttttttcccccaaggaCCCTCGGCGGGAGGTGGTGCGGATCATGCGCTATCTGGACCTGTCGCTAGCTGATAATGTCATTGACAAGATTGTGCAGTTGACATCCTTCAAAGTCATGAAGGATAATCCCATGGCCAATTACACGTTTATCCCAAAAGCAGTGTTTGACCATTCCATTTCTGCTTTCATGAGAAAAGGTCTGTCTGTATGGTAACAGTTCCCTTTATTCTGGTTCTTCCTGTGTTCTACACCACTGTTTCCCACTCCTCATCCTTGAATACCACCCAGTGCAcactttaatgtgtttattactaCAAGGCAACTGTTAAGTTGAGTCAGGTGGGTCACATGGTGATGAGCTGTGTCAGGTGACTCAAGAATGggaaaaacacttaaaataagAGATTGGGCAATTCGAGGAGCAGGATTGGGAAACTATATTGTAAAGTTATGTCTGGTGTAGATGGTTTGAGAATTAAACGCAagtcaa
Proteins encoded in this window:
- the LOC113576863 gene encoding WD repeat-containing protein 38-like isoform X1, yielding MLLLLSNVVCEHNDCKPRKGIQSHVAESWNNKIPLEKIQSIQLSSSLMASSVVVDGGLRRTTCRYHREEITLHSTSDSETEPENDSETGSDSETEPHDADQTQEEEPPPGPSSAEGPAPFTGHGEAAQSQPTTDGNLRIHLVLECEAVVMACQFSIDGSLLAVGLADGSIKVYSTDNGDLIRILRDSSSVLPALPVTSLRFTISAQSHCLLLATYASGRVRCWYVWGGECVWWVREARDCGGRLGVREQRQTLCLSISASGERILTGGCDAAIHIYDLSTHQRLQIYRASSMRTVMDGHCSRVFAVTFHPERDTQFISGGWDSTIQFWDTRQEHSVRMFSGPHVCGEALHIDPSTNQILCGSWRKYNTLEAWDYNSGKKVFDVPEDPHGDSRVYTCHWFGQDYITAAGGQSNMLRVVDRHRLTTASRLFGLSAAVYSSAVCLSGKWAGLIAAASGDSVFLLNRN
- the LOC113576863 gene encoding WD repeat-containing protein 38-like isoform X2 → MLLLLSNVVCEHNDCKPRKGIQSHVAESWNNKIPLELSSSLMASSVVVDGGLRRTTCRYHREEITLHSTSDSETEPENDSETGSDSETEPHDADQTQEEEPPPGPSSAEGPAPFTGHGEAAQSQPTTDGNLRIHLVLECEAVVMACQFSIDGSLLAVGLADGSIKVYSTDNGDLIRILRDSSSVLPALPVTSLRFTISAQSHCLLLATYASGRVRCWYVWGGECVWWVREARDCGGRLGVREQRQTLCLSISASGERILTGGCDAAIHIYDLSTHQRLQIYRASSMRTVMDGHCSRVFAVTFHPERDTQFISGGWDSTIQFWDTRQEHSVRMFSGPHVCGEALHIDPSTNQILCGSWRKYNTLEAWDYNSGKKVFDVPEDPHGDSRVYTCHWFGQDYITAAGGQSNMLRVVDRHRLTTASRLFGLSAAVYSSAVCLSGKWAGLIAAASGDSVFLLNRN
- the LOC113576877 gene encoding sulfotransferase family cytosolic 1B member 1-like, with translation MEEESLSYEEAINRASGSIYRFPLVEVHGVPLMTPIAQDWSSIWAFSPDASDLLIATYPKAGTTWTQEIVDLLLHDGDAEVCKRAPTAIRIPFLEIQSPAPIPSGLDLLKSMKPPRVIKTHLPIQLVPEGFWENKCKVIYVARNAKDNLVSYYHFDRMNQSQPEPGPWEEYIQKFMKGNLGWGSWYDHVKGYWKEREKRNILYLFFEDMKEDPRREVVRIMRYLDLSLADNVIDKIVQLTSFKVMKDNPMANYTFIPKAVFDHSISAFMRKGEVGDWSNHFTPAQSQMFDEDYAKQMANVDIPFRTSI